The Pontibacter korlensis sequence TGTAACCGTTGTACCTTTGCCTTCTTCCTCACCGAGGTTCATCAAACCTACTTTAGGATTCTTGATGTCCAGTACATACTTGGCATAGATAGAGCCAAGCTCACCAAACTGCTCGAGAACTTCTGGCTTACATTCAGCATTAGCACCAACATCAAGTATGATGCCGTACCCACCGCTTAACTTAGGAACAAAGTTAGCGATTGGCGGCCTCAAGATACCCTCAATTGCTTTTACGCTGAACATGGCTCCAACCAGCATGGCGCCGGTGTTTCCGGCACTACAGAAAGCATCAACTTTCTGCATTTTTAGCAGGCCAAAACCTACAGCTATGCTGGAGTCGGGTTTTTGTGTCAGGGCCTTGGTTGGGTGTTCACCCATCTCAATTACCTGGCTGGCGTTAATAACTTTGATGTTATTACCCGTGTATCCATATTCTTTGAGCAGACTATTCACCACATCCTCCTTGCCAATCAGCACGATGGTTGCGCTTTCGTCTATCTCCTGAGCGGCCAGAACTGCACCTTTCACAATTGCCTCAGGTGCATAGTCACCGCCCATGGCGTCTAAAGCGATTCTCATTTACAGGGGGTGTTAAATTATACAGAACTAAAACTAAAGCAGGCTAATGCTTACTGGGCGTTCGTTGTATAATTTTTGATAGCCAGTTTGCCTTTGTGGTACAGGTCGCCATCTACCACGTAAGCATGGTGATACAAGTGTGGCGTATCTGTAGTTGGGCAAATTGCAATGGCTTTTTCAGAGAGGCCTTGGTGAGTTCTTCTCTTATCTCTTCTGGTCTTCGAAATCTTACGTTTTGGATGTGCCATTTTTAGTTAATGATTTACTTACGTTTATACTTTATACTTCTGAAATTCTTTTAGTTCAGGTTTCGGAGGGCATCCCATCGTGGGTCTGTATCATCCTCGTCGTCCTCATCCTCGTCTGCGGCAGAGTCGGTGCGGGAGCTATAGATCAGGATATCCTGCTCATTATCCACGTCGTCCTCTTCTTCCTCCACAAAACGTGGGTGCAGTTTCTTCATTGGTAGCGACAACCCGATGTAATCATACAGGTGCTGCGCAATGTTGATGGACTGCGTATTTGGCGTTATCTGCCACAGGTCATCGTCCAGCTCTGCGTTTTCCTCACCATACCTGATGCGGAACGTCGCCTGCTCATCTACCGGGTGATCAAACTCCTCCAGGCTTCTGTCGCAGGTTAAGCGTACATGACCTTTAATGTCGAAGTGGAAGGTAAGCAGCGACTCTGTCTTATCCAGCTCCACATCAGCATGAAGTTTGCCCCCAAGTATAATTTCTCCCCCAAACTCTTCAAAAAAAGCGTCGTTCAGGTCAAACTCATACTTGTGCAGCTTGTTGCTGAGCTTGGCAATGCCGATTTCGTAATCTCTTAGCTTCATCACACAAATCGACTCTTTATTGCAAGGTGCAAAATTAGAATATAATTCTGATAAATAAAATACCTTCTGCTAATTAAACCGCAGGATTTGCCTCTAACTGACGTTTACGAATAATGTCGCAGGCAAGGAACAGTGCTTCCCGGAAAGAGGTTTCATTGGCAATGTGCTTTGAGGCAATATCATAGGCTGTGCCGTGATCTGGAGAAGTGCGTACTATCGGCAAACCGGCAGTATAGTTTACGCCACTCTCAAAGGCTAACGTCTTAAACGGAATCAGCCCCTGGTCGTGGTACATAGCCAGAACAGCGTCTACCTGGCGATACTGCTGCATACCGAAGAAGCCATCGGCAGGGAAAGGACCAAACACCAGGTGACCGCGCTCTTTCATCTGCATAATAGTAGGGCGGATGATCTCCACATCTTCTGTACCTAATAAGCCCTGCTCACCAGCATGCGGGTTCAGTCCCAGCACAGCTACACGTGGTTTCAAAATGCCAAAGTCGTTGCGAAGCGACTGTAGCAGGATGGTAAGCTTACGGATAAGCAATTGCTCTGTAATTTTGCCAGGTACATCTTTGAGTGGCATGTGGCCTGTTACAGTTGCTACGCGAAGGTCACCGCTCACGAGTAGCATCAGGCTTTCAGGCGCATCAAAGTAGGAGGTAAGGAACTCAGTATGTCCCGGAAACTGAAACTCCTCCGCCTGTATGTTGTCCTTATTAATAGGTGCTGTCACCAAACCATCCAGAAAACCTGCTTTCAGGTCGCGGGAGGCAGCCAGCAAAGAGTCCAGCGATGCCTTGCCAGATTCTGGGGTTGGAGTGCCTGGAATTACCTCCAGGTCATTTTCCCAGCAGGTAATCAGGTTTACCTTGCGAGGTGCCAGTGCCTGTACAGAGTCTGTCTGCTGGTAATTGAAATGCTCTGAATGCAGTGCCTTACGCACTTTATTCAGAAGCGGCGCAGAAGCGTAGATAACCGGGGTGCAATAATTCAGAATGCGGTTATCAGATAATGCTTTTACGATAACCTCTGGACCAATGCCGTTGGTGTCGCCGATGCTAATCCCTAATTTTACTTTATACTTATTATCCATGTTTGGTTATTGGGCCAATGCGCTAAGGTAGTTGTATACTAGGCGTACGCCTGTGCCGGTAGCTTGCTTGCCACGGTAGGAGTCTTCTCCCTGTAGAAAGGCTGTGCCAGCAATGTCGAAGTGTACCCAAGGGTAGCTGGTGAACACCTCGAGGAACTTACCAGCTGTGATGGCTCCGGCATCTGCACCTCCTATATTTTTGATGTCGGCTACGTCAGACTCCAGCTGTTTCTTATACTCATCCCACAGCGGGAACTCCACAATACGCTCGTGTACGTTCTCGCCTGCCTTTTTCAGGGCTGTCATGATTTCTTCACCGGCGGTACCCATGGCTACAGAAGCCTCCTTACCAATGGCGCGCATGGCTGCTCCTGTCAGGGTAGCGAAATCCAGCACTAGTTCAGGGTTATACTTTTTGGCAAAGCAAAGTGCGTCGGCAAGTATAAGACGACCTTCTGCATCGGTGTTAAGTACCTCAACTGTCATGCCGTTAAACATCGTAATAACATCGCCTGGGGCTACCGCCTGCCCGCCTGGGCGGTTGTCGGTGGCCGGTACAAGCGCAATTACGTGCAATGGCAATTTGTTTTTGGCCACAGCATACATAGCACCTGCAACGGCAGCCGCTCCAGCCATGTCAGACTTCATAAAGTCCATGGAGTTTGGTGTAGGTTTCAGGCTGAGACCACCGGTATCATACACTACGCCCTTACCTACCAGCACGTACGGCTTACTATTTTTAGCGTTCTCCGGCTTCCACTCCATTATAGTAAAGGTAGCTGGCTCTTCGCTGCCCTGGTTCACGGCCAGCAGGCCTCCCATCTTCAGCGTCTGTATCTTTACTTCGTCGAGTACTTCAGTTTTGAAGCCTGCCTCTGCGCCCAATGCTTCCAATTCTTCGCTGAACTGGGTAGCGTTTTGGTGGCTGTGCGGCTCGTTTACTAGGTCGCGGGTTTTTAGTACTGCCTCCAGTACATTCGCTAATTCCTGCACCTGCGCCTCTGTTACCTGCTCATCGGCAATGGTTACAGTCTGCAGTGAGCTTGGCTTTGCATCTTTAGTTTTATGCTTCAGGTATGTGTAGTTGCTCAGGTAAATACCCTCTGCCAAGTATAAACTGGCTTTAGTAGCTGTTTTATCAAGTATAGAGATGCCTTCTACCTTATCAGATTTTAGCTGCTTTAGCAAAGCATGGCCAGCCTGGCGGATTGCCTCGTTGCGGGCACTCTCGGTTTTGGACTCCGGCGCCACTACTACATATACGTGGTGCGTGTAGCGGTTCAGGTTAATCAGTTTAGCCTCCCGGTCTACTTGCTGCTGCACATATTGTTGTTCCTCTGGCTGCAGCTCAGAAAGCTGCGCCACGCTGCCTGCATTCACAATAAGTGCGAAATCGGCATTTTTCGCTAAGCTTGTATCGTATTTAAGTTGTGTTGGCATCTGTCGTTTGTATCTTTGGTGCTGCAATATAGTAAGTATAATACGTAATGTGAAAAACGGTACCTGCGGCTGCAGTTTACCGCTAGCACATACAATTAAGGTATAACGGGTTTGGGCTGAAAAGTATACTTTACGGCCGCAAAACCATAAGCAACACAACGTGAGCAACGTAAGACCCAAGAAGCACCTGGGCCAGCACTTCCTGGTAGACCAGAATATAGCGAAGAAGATAGTAGAGCAGCTGACGCTGCCCGGAAACGTGCAGGATGTGCTGGAGATTGGCCCTGGCATGGGAGTGCTCACCAAATACCTCTTGCAGCACCAAGAATACCGCACCACCGTGGTAGATATAGACAGGGAGTCGATTGCTTACCTGCAACAGCATTTCCCGGAGCTGGGAGATCGTATTATCTCAGCTGACTTTCTGAAGACCGATCTGAGTACACTTTTCCCCGGCCGTTTCGCCATCATTGGAAACTTTCCTTACAACATATCGAGCCAGATTTTTTTTAAAGTACTGGAACACCGCGATGTGGTGCCAGAGGTGGTTTGTATGATTCAGAAGGAGGTAGCCGAGCGATTGGCTTCGCCTCCAGGTTCTAAGGCCTATGGTATTTTAAGTGTGCTGCTGCAGGCCTTTTATACTATAGACTATAAGTTCACGGTGCACGAGCATGTGTTTAACCCGCCTCCCAAAGTAAAATCTGCAGTAATTGGCCTTGTGCGTAACCAGGTAGAGCGGCTGGAATGCGATGAGAAGCTGTTTCATCAGGTGGTGAAACTAAGCTTTGGTACCCGACGCAAAACCCTTAGAAACTCCCTCCGGACTTACAACCTGCCTCCTGAAGTACAGGCACTTCCTGTATTTGATAAGCGGGCTGAGCAGCTTTCGGTGCAGGACTTCGTAGAATTGACACAACTAGTAGAGCAGAACATAAAGCAATAGTATGCAGGTAGAGATTACACGTGAGTATATTGAGCAGGTAGAGGCAGCCATTGAACGCAAGGACCGGGAGTTTATCCTGAGTACCATGGACGAGATGCACCCCGCCGACATCATCACGGTGCTCTACGAACTGGATTCCAACGAGTCGCGCTATGTACTGGAGCTGCTGCCTTCTGAGGTAGGGGCAGAAATTCTGAGCGACCTGGACGATGATATTCGGAGTGAGTTCCTCAGCAATTTTACGAGCGAGGAGATAGCGCGCTACATCAACCTGATGCACTCTGATGATGCGGTGGATATCCTGAACGAGCAGTCGGTGCAGACGCGGGAAGAGGTAATTGCTCATATCGATAGTGATGAGAAAGTTGCTGCCATTCTGGACCTGCTGCACTATGAGGAGGACTGCGCCGGTGGTTTGATGGCAAAGGAGCTCATTAAGGT is a genomic window containing:
- the rpmF gene encoding 50S ribosomal protein L32; amino-acid sequence: MAHPKRKISKTRRDKRRTHQGLSEKAIAICPTTDTPHLYHHAYVVDGDLYHKGKLAIKNYTTNAQ
- the pdxA gene encoding 4-hydroxythreonine-4-phosphate dehydrogenase PdxA, translated to MDNKYKVKLGISIGDTNGIGPEVIVKALSDNRILNYCTPVIYASAPLLNKVRKALHSEHFNYQQTDSVQALAPRKVNLITCWENDLEVIPGTPTPESGKASLDSLLAASRDLKAGFLDGLVTAPINKDNIQAEEFQFPGHTEFLTSYFDAPESLMLLVSGDLRVATVTGHMPLKDVPGKITEQLLIRKLTILLQSLRNDFGILKPRVAVLGLNPHAGEQGLLGTEDVEIIRPTIMQMKERGHLVFGPFPADGFFGMQQYRQVDAVLAMYHDQGLIPFKTLAFESGVNYTAGLPIVRTSPDHGTAYDIASKHIANETSFREALFLACDIIRKRQLEANPAV
- a CDS encoding YceD family protein, which encodes MKLRDYEIGIAKLSNKLHKYEFDLNDAFFEEFGGEIILGGKLHADVELDKTESLLTFHFDIKGHVRLTCDRSLEEFDHPVDEQATFRIRYGEENAELDDDLWQITPNTQSINIAQHLYDYIGLSLPMKKLHPRFVEEEEDDVDNEQDILIYSSRTDSAADEDEDDEDDTDPRWDALRNLN
- the rsmA gene encoding 16S rRNA (adenine(1518)-N(6)/adenine(1519)-N(6))-dimethyltransferase RsmA, translating into MSNVRPKKHLGQHFLVDQNIAKKIVEQLTLPGNVQDVLEIGPGMGVLTKYLLQHQEYRTTVVDIDRESIAYLQQHFPELGDRIISADFLKTDLSTLFPGRFAIIGNFPYNISSQIFFKVLEHRDVVPEVVCMIQKEVAERLASPPGSKAYGILSVLLQAFYTIDYKFTVHEHVFNPPPKVKSAVIGLVRNQVERLECDEKLFHQVVKLSFGTRRKTLRNSLRTYNLPPEVQALPVFDKRAEQLSVQDFVELTQLVEQNIKQ
- a CDS encoding leucyl aminopeptidase family protein, giving the protein MPTQLKYDTSLAKNADFALIVNAGSVAQLSELQPEEQQYVQQQVDREAKLINLNRYTHHVYVVVAPESKTESARNEAIRQAGHALLKQLKSDKVEGISILDKTATKASLYLAEGIYLSNYTYLKHKTKDAKPSSLQTVTIADEQVTEAQVQELANVLEAVLKTRDLVNEPHSHQNATQFSEELEALGAEAGFKTEVLDEVKIQTLKMGGLLAVNQGSEEPATFTIMEWKPENAKNSKPYVLVGKGVVYDTGGLSLKPTPNSMDFMKSDMAGAAAVAGAMYAVAKNKLPLHVIALVPATDNRPGGQAVAPGDVITMFNGMTVEVLNTDAEGRLILADALCFAKKYNPELVLDFATLTGAAMRAIGKEASVAMGTAGEEIMTALKKAGENVHERIVEFPLWDEYKKQLESDVADIKNIGGADAGAITAGKFLEVFTSYPWVHFDIAGTAFLQGEDSYRGKQATGTGVRLVYNYLSALAQ
- the plsX gene encoding phosphate acyltransferase PlsX — its product is MRIALDAMGGDYAPEAIVKGAVLAAQEIDESATIVLIGKEDVVNSLLKEYGYTGNNIKVINASQVIEMGEHPTKALTQKPDSSIAVGFGLLKMQKVDAFCSAGNTGAMLVGAMFSVKAIEGILRPPIANFVPKLSGGYGIILDVGANAECKPEVLEQFGELGSIYAKYVLDIKNPKVGLMNLGEEEGKGTTVTQAAHQRLKANTGINFIGNIEGRDLFNDKADVIVCDGYTGNIILKMAESLYDILHSKGIKDPFFDKFNYEAEGGSPILGVNGNVVIGHGVSSPIAISNMVMQAQKMIASKVWERFQKNYSE